The following proteins are co-located in the Ursus arctos isolate Adak ecotype North America unplaced genomic scaffold, UrsArc2.0 scaffold_13, whole genome shotgun sequence genome:
- the AIG1 gene encoding androgen-induced gene 1 protein isoform X20 → MALVPCQVLRVAILLSYCSILCNYKAIEMPSHQTYGGSWKFLTFIDLSIHRGIKLQQLKETGYC, encoded by the exons ATGGCGCTTGTCCCGTGCCAGGTGCTGCGGGTGGCGATCCTGCTGTCCTACTGCTCTATCCTGTGCAACTACAAGGCCATCGAAATGCCCTCGCATCAGACCTACGGCGGGAGCTGGAAATTCCTGACGTTCATTGATCTG AGCATCCACCGTGGGATCAAGTTGCAGCAACTGAAGGAAACTGGGTATTGTTGA
- the AIG1 gene encoding androgen-induced gene 1 protein isoform X21, translating into MALVPCQVLRVAILLSYCSILCNYKAIEMPSHQTYGGSWKFLTFIDLWLRLKASLPP; encoded by the exons ATGGCGCTTGTCCCGTGCCAGGTGCTGCGGGTGGCGATCCTGCTGTCCTACTGCTCTATCCTGTGCAACTACAAGGCCATCGAAATGCCCTCGCATCAGACCTACGGCGGGAGCTGGAAATTCCTGACGTTCATTGATCTG TGGTTGCGTCTAAAGGCCTCGCTGCCGCCGTAG